In Burkholderia sp. GAS332, one DNA window encodes the following:
- a CDS encoding transketolase: protein MTTPSPAPTSLMANAIRALSMDAVQKANSGHPGMPMGMAEIGVALWSRHLRHNPTNPQWADRDRFVLSNGHGSMLLYSLLHLTGYDLPMEELKNFRQMHSKTPGHPEYGITPGVETTTGPLGQGLANAVGMALAESLLATEFNKPDAKIVDHHTYVFVGDGCLMEGISHEACSLAGVLKLNKLIAFYDDNGISIDGEVVHWFHDDTPKRFEAYGWNVIPNVVGHDVDAVDAAIKQAKLSDKPTLICCKTVIGEGAPTKSGSHDSHGSPLGDKEIAATREAIGWKWEPFVIPQEVYAAWDAKEAGARIESDWDKAFAAYAAKYPQEAAEFKRRDAKQLPADWKEKAKAIIAGANERAETVATRKASQQAIEGLSAVLPELLGGSADLTGSNLTNWKAAKPVRVNAEGKAAGNYVNYGVREFGMSAAINGIALHGGFKAFGGTFLTFSDYSRNALRVAALMKAPSIFVFTHDSIGLGEDGPTHQSIEHVASLRLIPNLQVWRPADTVETAVAWTHAVEHHGPSCLIFSRQNLPFSARTDAQIANIEKGGYVLRDWNDEIVARKIILIATGSEIELALNAVEPLAREGIAARVVSMPSTTVFDKQDAEYRERVLPHGVRRVAIEAGVTDFWRKYVGLEGGVVGIDTFGESAPAGVLFKHFGFTVEHVVETAKAALG from the coding sequence ATGACGACCCCGTCTCCCGCACCCACCTCCCTGATGGCTAACGCAATCCGCGCGTTGTCCATGGACGCCGTTCAAAAAGCGAATTCCGGCCACCCCGGCATGCCGATGGGCATGGCCGAAATCGGCGTGGCTTTGTGGTCGCGCCATCTGCGCCACAATCCGACGAACCCGCAGTGGGCCGATCGCGACCGTTTCGTTCTGTCGAATGGCCATGGCTCGATGCTGCTGTACTCGCTGCTGCATCTGACCGGCTATGACCTGCCGATGGAAGAGCTGAAGAACTTCCGCCAGATGCACTCGAAGACGCCGGGTCACCCGGAATATGGCATCACGCCGGGCGTCGAGACCACCACCGGCCCGCTCGGCCAGGGTTTGGCCAATGCCGTCGGCATGGCGCTCGCCGAATCGCTGCTCGCCACCGAATTCAACAAGCCTGACGCGAAGATCGTCGACCACCACACGTACGTGTTCGTCGGCGACGGTTGCCTGATGGAAGGCATCTCGCACGAAGCCTGCTCGCTCGCGGGCGTGCTGAAGCTGAACAAGCTGATCGCGTTCTATGACGACAACGGCATCTCGATCGACGGCGAAGTGGTCCACTGGTTCCACGACGACACGCCGAAGCGCTTCGAAGCGTACGGCTGGAACGTGATCCCGAACGTGGTCGGCCATGACGTCGACGCAGTGGACGCGGCGATCAAGCAAGCCAAGCTGTCGGACAAGCCGACGCTGATTTGCTGCAAGACGGTGATCGGTGAAGGCGCGCCGACCAAGTCGGGCAGCCACGATTCGCACGGCTCGCCGCTCGGCGACAAGGAAATCGCGGCCACGCGTGAAGCGATCGGCTGGAAGTGGGAGCCGTTCGTGATTCCGCAGGAAGTCTACGCAGCATGGGACGCGAAGGAAGCCGGCGCACGCATCGAATCCGATTGGGACAAGGCGTTTGCCGCATACGCAGCCAAATACCCGCAGGAAGCCGCTGAATTCAAGCGCCGCGACGCGAAGCAATTGCCCGCCGACTGGAAAGAAAAGGCCAAGGCCATCATCGCCGGTGCGAACGAGCGCGCGGAAACCGTCGCGACGCGCAAGGCATCGCAACAGGCTATCGAAGGTTTGTCGGCTGTATTGCCGGAATTGCTCGGCGGCTCCGCCGACCTGACGGGTTCGAACCTGACCAACTGGAAGGCCGCCAAGCCGGTGCGTGTGAACGCTGAAGGCAAGGCTGCCGGCAACTACGTGAACTACGGCGTGCGCGAATTCGGCATGAGCGCCGCGATCAACGGCATCGCGCTGCATGGCGGCTTCAAGGCCTTCGGCGGCACGTTCCTGACGTTCTCGGACTACAGCCGCAACGCGCTGCGCGTCGCCGCGCTGATGAAAGCGCCGTCGATCTTCGTGTTCACGCACGACTCGATCGGTCTGGGCGAAGATGGCCCGACCCACCAGTCGATCGAACATGTCGCAAGCCTGCGTCTGATTCCGAACCTACAAGTGTGGCGCCCGGCCGATACAGTTGAAACGGCGGTGGCCTGGACCCACGCGGTCGAGCATCACGGTCCGTCGTGCCTGATCTTCAGCCGTCAGAACCTGCCGTTCTCGGCGCGCACGGACGCACAGATCGCCAACATCGAGAAGGGCGGTTACGTGCTGCGCGACTGGAATGACGAAATCGTCGCGCGCAAGATCATCCTGATCGCCACCGGTTCGGAAATCGAACTGGCGTTGAACGCGGTCGAGCCGCTGGCTCGCGAAGGCATCGCGGCACGTGTCGTGTCGATGCCGTCGACTACCGTGTTCGACAAGCAGGACGCCGAATACCGTGAACGCGTGCTGCCGCACGGCGTGCGCCGCGTCGCGATCGAGGCGGGTGTGACGGATTTCTGGCGCAAGTACGTGGGTCTGGAAGGCGGCGTGGTCGGTATCGACACGTTCGGCGAATCGGCCCCGGCGGGTGTTCTGTTCAAGCATTTCGGCTTCACCGTCGAGCACGTCGTAGAGACGGCCAAAGCCGCACTCGGCTGA